TGGGGGCACGGTCAACAGAAGGTCGAGGTCGGGATTGTGGGCCACGATGGGGGCTGACGAGGTGGTGGTCAGCAGGGTGATTTCGGAGTCGGGAAAGAGCTTGCGCGCCAGTCCGAAGGCCGGCGTGGCCGCAACCAGATCGCCGATGGCGTTGAAATCGACGATCAGGATGCGGTGGCTTGCTGCCGATGGGGAAGAGGGGGATTGGTTCACACGATATCCGATTGACGAATTGGTGTCCGGCTAACGATATTTGTCAACAATGGCTTTCATTTCCGTAATAAAACGCTCCCGCGAAAAGCGTTTGGCCCGTTTTTCACAGGCTTCGCGCATGGAGAGGGCTGTTTCGGGAGTCATGCGGATGACAGCTTCCCTGATCGCCTCGGCAGAGGGGTCGGGTGGCAACAAGATTCCGGTTTCCCCATCCAACACGGTTTCCCGCAAGCCTCCCTCGGCAACGCCGATGACGGGTTTTCCGGCGGCCATGGATTCGACCGGGGAGATGCCGAAGTCCTCATTCTGCGGAATATAGATGGAAGCGAGGCATTTTCCCATCAGATCACGCAGGGTCTCGTCGGATACGGAGCCGGTAAACTGGATATTTGCCGCACCGGCTGCCCGTTGCTTCAGGCTGTCCCATTCCGATCCGGTCGAGACCACGACCAGTCGTTTGTGCGGCATGCCCAGAAAGGCCTGCACAATGCGATCAACCCGCTTCAACGGAACCAGCCGGGCCGTGGAGAGATAGAACTCTTCCTGCTCGATCCAGTGGAAAAGATCGACATCGCAAGGTGGATAAACCACCACCGAGGGTTTTTCGAAAGAGTGTTTCACCCTGTCTTGGATGGTTTCGGAAATGGCGATGATCAAATCGACCTGTTTCACCGCCTGCTCGAAACGCTTGCGCAATCCGGGAAGGACCAGGTGCATGAGGATTCTTTTCCCCCAGGAAGCATTCCGGTAGGTTTGTTGATATTGATCGTAAAAATCGCGTGGCGGGGTATAACAGTACCAAATATTCGGCCCGTTGCGGTGATTGTGGATGGCGAAGAGACAAACCCAGCCGCTGAAGATAATTCTCTGATATGTATTGATGAAACGGGTTCTGTAGCGAAAATACAGAATGAGCATGAGTGTTTTGAACAAGGATGTGGGCAAGCGGCAATCCAGGGTGCGGAAGGAGCAGCCTCCCGGAAGGGATATGTCGAAGCTGTTCCGGTTCAAGGTTCCGCTGAACAGATCGGTTTCCAGTCCGTAAGCCAGGGTGAGGGCCGTGCGTTCTCCGCCTCCCTTGAAGTCGAAGATATCGTGGATGACCAGGATGGGAGACTCGTCGGAGGGTTCGTGAGAGGCGTCATCGAGGGCGTTGTCCGTGGAAGTCTGGGTCATCGGTGCTTTCCGGAAGGATTATTATCCACACCACCTTGTGGCGCTGTCGGGGATGTCGCACGCAGGTGACTGTAGGTCAGAAGAATCACCTGGCGCAAGAGCCGAACATGATGCAACGGATTGAAGGCCCGCAGGCTCATGGCCACCAGCGGCCGTGTTGACGGAAAGAACAGGGGAAAGAGAAAGGTACCCATGGCCTGGGCGATCAGGGTGGCGAATGCGGCCCCCTGCAAACCGTGGCGGGGGATCAGAACCATGTTCAAGGCGAGGCTGGTTACGGCTCTCAACAGGACAAATATCAGATAATAGTTCTGCTTTTGTTTGGTAATGGTCCAGAGATAGGTGGCTTGTCCGACGGCATAAAAGAGTCCGGCCCAGATGTGGATGGACAATACCACTGCAGAAGAGGCGTAGTCGGGGCCAAAGAGCAGTGGAATGACGGTGGGAGCGAGCAGGGAGGTTGGCAGGGCGATGGTGATGCCGGTCAGGGCCAAGGCCACGTAAAGCTCCTGAAGGTGGCTCGCAAAGGCCGCAGGCTGTTTGCTCTCCATTTCGCTCAATTTGGCCAGAAAAGCCGTTGCCAGGATGGCGGGCAGGAAATACCAGGCTTCGGAAACCATGATGGCTGCCGAATAGAGGCCCACGGCCCGGTCATCGAGGAAGTGACGGATGAGAATCTGATCCAGGCGGGAACTGAGGACGAAAAAAAAGGAGGAGAGCCACAGGGGCCAGGATTCCCGCAGCAGGTCGCGGGCCGTATTTCCGTTGAACTGCCAGGCTGAACCGGCGGAGCCGTAGCGGCGATAGGCGATCACCAATCCGGTCGCCCAGACCCCCAGGTCGATGACCAGGACTCCCGAGAAGGCCGCCAGCGGGGCCCCCAGAAGGATCAACAGCAGCTTGGCGGCGTTGGTCGCGCCGGTTGAGGCATGCTTGGCAAAGGCATTGTACTTCATTTTATTGATGGCGGTGAAATAGTCCCCGATCAACAAAAATGGCGTGGTCAGAATACTGAGCGACATGATCAAAATGATGATCCGGAGGGTGTCGTCCTCAATAAACAGGAAAACAAACAGACACAAAACGGCTTCGGAAAAGAGGGCTGCCACCCCCTGCAAGACAAATCCCGTCCCCAGCAGAATGTTGGCCGGAGAAAATACCGCACGGCGACACAGGGGCATTCCCATGCCGAGGACGGAAAATTGTAGAAAGAGCAGCACGAGGCTCAAGGAGTAGTTATAGATACCGTAGTCCGTGGGGGAGAGATAGCGCACCAGAAGCATACCCACGACGATATTCACCAAAATACGCAAGGCTTCCGCCGCCCAGGACCAGACCATGCCGGAAGAGTCGATCCTTCGGGTGAGCGGTTCCTCGTCCATGGTAGCCGTCTCTGAAAGGGTTGTCGGGAAGGTCAAATGGTTCCGGAGGGTGGTTCGTTCCGACCAGGCGGATCGATCAACGGTTGCAGACGCGGTTGATCAAACCGGATCGGAGAGGAGGAAATACCCAACAGGGCCTTGAAGAACGGGGGAAAATAATACCGGAGCGTGGTCGAAAAGAAGACCGTGGTATCCAGCAGGCCCAGGCCGGAACGATGCTTCAGCCAGCCGATGACCAGGCCCGTTCCGGCCAGAGCCAGGAGGGCCGCATGGATCCAGAGATGGTATTGCCAGGAAACGCCCAGTACCATAAATAACGATAGAACGCCAACTGGCGGCACAAAGTGGATCAGCCGGAAGAAGCCATGAAGGCGCACCACTTCCGCCTGGGAGCGTCCGTAGCTGCGCAACATGTTGATCCAGCGGGCGGGGGTATTCACCCGGTGGTGAAACACCCTGGCCTGCGGTTCGAACCAGAGGCGGTAGCCCAGATTTTCCAGTCGCTTGTCGAGTTCCACATCCTCTCCCGGAAAGAGCCCTGGTCGGAATCCTCCCACCTCCAGCAACAGGCGGCGGGGATAGGAGGCGTTGCAGGAGGCATTGTGCAACACCGGGCAGGCTGCGGCATGGGGTTTGACATAGTCTCCCACCAGGCCCACGGCACGGAGATAGCGGTCCACCTTGCGGGCGAAGGGCGGATCCCCGGGATGGCCGAATTGACTGCCGCCGACGCCGCCGAATCGTTCCCCGGCCTTGGCCATATGGTGTTGCACCAGGGAGCGGACCCAGCCGGGGTCGGCCTCGCAATCGGAATCGGTAAAGGCGCAGATCTCCCCTCGGGCCTGAAGGATGCCGAGGTTGCGAGCCGTGGAGGGTCCGCGATTCTCCTGTTGACACAGACGAACCGCCGGAAATTGTCGCACGACTGCCGCCGTTTGATCCGTGGAGCCGTCATCCACTACCACGACTTCCAGGGATTCCGGGGGATAATCCTGGTCCAGCAGGGACTGGATGCAGGGGGCGATACGGTCGGCATCATTGTAGACACAGACGATGACCGAAACCATCGGTGGAGGGGTGGCGAGGGGGAAGCTCATCTTGCGCATCGGTTCAGGAAGACGGGGGTTCGGAAGGGATTATCCCCCCCGACGGGTCCAGGGCAGCGCCCTGGGACTTTCCCTTTTGCCGTTGATACGGTCATGATGCCCGGTGCGGGGTTCTGAACGGTTACCATCACTTTTTGGTGACCAGATAATGGACGAAATTGCGAAAACCCCGCAGCT
The window above is part of the Magnetococcales bacterium genome. Proteins encoded here:
- a CDS encoding glycosyltransferase; its protein translation is MTQTSTDNALDDASHEPSDESPILVIHDIFDFKGGGERTALTLAYGLETDLFSGTLNRNSFDISLPGGCSFRTLDCRLPTSLFKTLMLILYFRYRTRFINTYQRIIFSGWVCLFAIHNHRNGPNIWYCYTPPRDFYDQYQQTYRNASWGKRILMHLVLPGLRKRFEQAVKQVDLIIAISETIQDRVKHSFEKPSVVVYPPCDVDLFHWIEQEEFYLSTARLVPLKRVDRIVQAFLGMPHKRLVVVSTGSEWDSLKQRAAGAANIQFTGSVSDETLRDLMGKCLASIYIPQNEDFGISPVESMAAGKPVIGVAEGGLRETVLDGETGILLPPDPSAEAIREAVIRMTPETALSMREACEKRAKRFSRERFITEMKAIVDKYR
- a CDS encoding flippase, with translation MDEEPLTRRIDSSGMVWSWAAEALRILVNIVVGMLLVRYLSPTDYGIYNYSLSLVLLFLQFSVLGMGMPLCRRAVFSPANILLGTGFVLQGVAALFSEAVLCLFVFLFIEDDTLRIIILIMSLSILTTPFLLIGDYFTAINKMKYNAFAKHASTGATNAAKLLLILLGAPLAAFSGVLVIDLGVWATGLVIAYRRYGSAGSAWQFNGNTARDLLRESWPLWLSSFFFVLSSRLDQILIRHFLDDRAVGLYSAAIMVSEAWYFLPAILATAFLAKLSEMESKQPAAFASHLQELYVALALTGITIALPTSLLAPTVIPLLFGPDYASSAVVLSIHIWAGLFYAVGQATYLWTITKQKQNYYLIFVLLRAVTSLALNMVLIPRHGLQGAAFATLIAQAMGTFLFPLFFPSTRPLVAMSLRAFNPLHHVRLLRQVILLTYSHLRATSPTAPQGGVDNNPSGKHR
- a CDS encoding glycosyltransferase, whose translation is MSFPLATPPPMVSVIVCVYNDADRIAPCIQSLLDQDYPPESLEVVVVDDGSTDQTAAVVRQFPAVRLCQQENRGPSTARNLGILQARGEICAFTDSDCEADPGWVRSLVQHHMAKAGERFGGVGGSQFGHPGDPPFARKVDRYLRAVGLVGDYVKPHAAACPVLHNASCNASYPRRLLLEVGGFRPGLFPGEDVELDKRLENLGYRLWFEPQARVFHHRVNTPARWINMLRSYGRSQAEVVRLHGFFRLIHFVPPVGVLSLFMVLGVSWQYHLWIHAALLALAGTGLVIGWLKHRSGLGLLDTTVFFSTTLRYYFPPFFKALLGISSSPIRFDQPRLQPLIDPPGRNEPPSGTI